In the [Clostridium] colinum genome, one interval contains:
- a CDS encoding aminopeptidase yields the protein MDERIKKLAKNLINYSCNLKKGEKVLISSGGFYDMPLVKALIKEAYNVGAIPFVEINHNSIQRELLLNTNEEQLNLMADIDGKRMEAMDAYIGIGAQDNNSELSDVPSQNMQMYSNLYSKRVHQEIRLNKKWVVLRYPTPNMAQSAGTSLEAFEEFYFKVCNLDYSKMSKAMDSLVSLMNKTDKVRIVAKDTDISFSIKNIPSVKCAGEMNIPDGEVYSAPVKDSVNGYITYNTSSEYQGFTYENVRLEFENGKIIKATANDTERINKVFDSDEGARYVGEFAIGVNPYILKPMNNILFDEKIMGSIHFTPGNAYDDADNGNRSSVHWDLVLIQTKEYGGGEIYFDDVLIRKDGLFVIDELKCLNPENLI from the coding sequence ATGGACGAAAGAATTAAAAAATTAGCTAAAAATTTAATAAATTATTCTTGTAATTTGAAAAAAGGCGAAAAAGTATTAATATCTAGTGGAGGCTTTTACGATATGCCTCTTGTTAAAGCATTAATAAAAGAGGCTTATAACGTAGGTGCAATACCTTTTGTAGAAATTAACCATAATAGTATACAAAGAGAACTTTTATTAAATACAAATGAAGAACAACTAAACCTTATGGCAGATATAGACGGCAAAAGAATGGAAGCTATGGATGCATATATTGGTATTGGGGCACAAGATAACAACAGTGAGCTTTCAGATGTACCTAGCCAAAATATGCAAATGTATTCAAATCTTTATAGTAAAAGAGTGCATCAAGAAATAAGGCTTAATAAAAAATGGGTTGTTTTAAGATATCCAACACCTAATATGGCTCAGTCTGCCGGTACAAGCTTAGAGGCTTTTGAAGAGTTTTATTTTAAAGTATGTAACCTTGATTATAGCAAAATGTCTAAGGCTATGGATAGTCTTGTTTCTTTAATGAATAAGACAGATAAAGTTCGTATTGTAGCTAAAGACACAGACATTAGTTTTTCTATAAAAAATATACCGTCTGTTAAATGTGCAGGAGAGATGAATATACCTGATGGAGAGGTTTATTCAGCACCAGTTAAAGATAGTGTAAATGGGTATATAACATATAACACTTCTTCAGAATATCAAGGGTTTACTTATGAAAATGTAAGGCTAGAGTTTGAAAATGGAAAAATAATAAAAGCTACTGCTAATGATACAGAACGTATAAATAAAGTATTTGATTCGGACGAAGGTGCTAGATATGTAGGAGAATTTGCAATAGGTGTAAATCCTTATATATTAAAGCCAATGAATAATATTTTGTTTGATGAAAAAATAATGGGTAGTATACATTTTACACCAGGAAATGCTTATGATGACGCAGACAATGGTAATAGAAGTAGTGTTCATTGGGATTTAGTTTTAATACAAACTAAAGAATATGGTGGTGGAGAAATATATTTTGATGATGTATTAATTAGAAAAGATGGATTATTTGTTATAGATGAGCTTAAATGTTTAAATCCAGAAAATTTAATATAG
- the mfd gene encoding transcription-repair coupling factor, with protein MNLFNDIIKENKSFNTIFDCLKNETNPLLLSNLLDSQKSHIIYSIAQNFNNSSLIICENELIAKNFYDDLKFFFKDKVFYYPSKDVVFYSADVKSRDIIKYRFDVIKNILSNDNIVIVLSIDALFDRLVKKDIFKNFILNFKIGDTLNIEDLSKKLVFMGYEKTSFVEGIGQFSVRGGIIDIFSPILENAFRIELWDDQIDSIRLLDSFSGRSIENIDNITIYPMRELVYEENDIQIAIKNLLAEFEKAKKIFKENEKNEELLNLTSHTQEVIEKLKTQKTFSGIDKYIQFFYEDNTTLLDYLDKNTIIYFDSPNRIREKANITKNEFLDSLKGRILKGEILPCQNQMIFDYDDILNFSKDFQKILLVNIEQTLKDFSPKQIIHFDVKNSPIEKNSLEGLYDELKSYKNLNYTIVFLASGTTRCERLEKEFNENNITSIFLNEEKLSTNYTIHKGIVYIVRGSLNKGFEYPKEKFVLFSAKELFGEEKKKKKTTKRKKGTKIESFTDLKIGDYVVHDNHGIAIFCGIEKMVTDGISKDYLKLGYEDDGILYVSVNQLDMIQKYVSGGSATPKINKLGGKQWSVAKAKAKKSIEFLAKDLVELYAKRQQNKGFIFSKDNIWQTEFEDSFPFEETDDQLNAIQDVKSDMESDKVMDRLICGDVGFGKTEVAIRAAFKAVQDKKQVVFLVPTTILAQQHYQTFSNRMKRYPINVDMLSRFRTPAQQKATIKGIATGDVDIVIGTHRILSKDIKFKDLGLIIIDEEQRFGVRHKEKLKALKDNVDVLTLSATPIPRTLHMSMTGIRDMSLLEDPPRERMPVQTYVLEYDIESIKNAINRELARGGQVYYLHNRVHNIEEETEKIQSFVPDAVVSFAHGQMSERELEKVMLGFMKNEINVLVCTTIIETGLDISNVNTIIINNADRMGLSQLYQLRGRVGRSNKTSFAYLMYKEDKILQETSEKRLQTIKEFTEFGSGFKIAMRDLEIRGAGNLLGSQQHGHMDIIGYEMYCKLLDQCVRELKGEEIKEFETLVDISINAYISNSYIENETQKLEMYKKIANIKTEANFFDIQDELEDRFGNLPKAVQNLLNIALMKSYANNLGVNKISQCGNTISIKFNDDNKVDIEKLKNLLTTNKNFSFNGTLQYNIKDNKEDFVNNLKDVFLFLI; from the coding sequence ATGAATTTATTTAACGATATAATAAAAGAAAATAAATCTTTTAATACTATATTTGACTGTTTAAAAAATGAAACAAACCCTTTACTTTTATCTAACCTTTTAGACTCACAAAAAAGCCATATAATTTATAGTATAGCTCAAAATTTTAATAATTCTAGCCTTATTATTTGTGAAAACGAACTTATAGCTAAAAATTTCTATGATGATTTAAAATTTTTCTTTAAAGATAAAGTTTTTTACTACCCTAGCAAAGACGTTGTATTTTATAGTGCTGATGTAAAAAGCCGTGATATTATAAAATATCGTTTTGATGTTATAAAAAATATTTTATCTAACGACAATATAGTTATTGTTTTATCCATAGATGCATTATTTGATAGACTTGTAAAAAAGGACATATTTAAAAACTTTATTTTAAATTTTAAAATAGGCGATACGTTAAATATTGAAGATTTATCTAAAAAGCTTGTTTTTATGGGCTATGAAAAAACTAGTTTTGTAGAAGGTATAGGACAATTTTCTGTAAGAGGTGGCATAATAGATATTTTTAGCCCTATATTGGAAAATGCATTTAGGATAGAGCTTTGGGACGACCAAATAGACTCTATTAGGCTTTTAGACTCATTTTCTGGTAGGTCTATAGAAAATATTGATAATATAACTATATATCCTATGCGTGAGCTTGTTTATGAAGAAAATGATATACAAATTGCAATAAAAAATCTATTAGCAGAATTTGAAAAAGCTAAAAAAATTTTTAAGGAAAATGAAAAAAATGAAGAATTATTAAATTTAACATCTCATACACAAGAGGTTATAGAAAAATTAAAAACACAAAAAACATTTTCTGGCATAGATAAATACATACAATTTTTTTATGAAGATAATACAACCTTATTAGACTATTTAGATAAAAATACTATAATTTATTTTGATAGCCCAAACCGCATAAGAGAAAAAGCTAATATTACTAAAAATGAATTTTTAGATAGTTTAAAAGGTCGTATATTAAAAGGTGAAATTTTACCTTGTCAAAATCAAATGATTTTTGATTATGATGATATATTAAATTTTAGCAAAGACTTTCAAAAAATATTATTAGTAAACATAGAGCAAACATTAAAAGATTTTTCTCCAAAACAAATTATACATTTTGATGTAAAAAATTCTCCTATTGAAAAAAATAGTCTAGAGGGCTTATATGATGAGCTTAAAAGCTATAAAAACCTTAACTATACAATAGTATTTTTAGCTAGTGGTACAACTAGATGTGAACGACTAGAAAAAGAATTTAATGAAAATAATATAACCTCTATATTTTTAAATGAAGAAAAACTATCAACAAACTATACTATACATAAAGGTATTGTATATATAGTAAGAGGTAGCTTAAACAAAGGCTTTGAATATCCTAAAGAAAAGTTTGTATTATTTTCTGCTAAAGAGCTTTTTGGGGAAGAAAAGAAAAAGAAAAAAACAACTAAACGAAAAAAAGGTACAAAAATAGAAAGTTTTACAGACCTTAAAATAGGTGATTATGTAGTACACGATAACCACGGTATTGCTATTTTTTGTGGTATAGAAAAAATGGTTACCGATGGTATTAGTAAAGACTATTTAAAGCTTGGCTACGAAGATGATGGTATATTATATGTATCTGTAAACCAGCTTGATATGATACAAAAATATGTATCTGGTGGGTCTGCCACACCAAAAATAAACAAACTAGGTGGCAAGCAATGGAGTGTTGCTAAAGCTAAAGCAAAAAAATCTATCGAATTTTTAGCTAAAGATTTAGTAGAATTATATGCTAAAAGACAACAAAACAAAGGATTTATTTTTTCTAAAGATAACATATGGCAAACCGAATTTGAAGATAGTTTCCCTTTTGAAGAAACAGACGACCAGTTAAACGCCATACAAGATGTTAAAAGCGATATGGAAAGCGACAAAGTAATGGATAGGCTTATATGCGGTGATGTTGGTTTTGGAAAAACTGAAGTTGCTATAAGAGCGGCTTTTAAGGCTGTGCAAGATAAAAAACAAGTTGTATTTTTAGTGCCTACTACAATTCTTGCACAACAACATTATCAAACTTTTTCAAACAGAATGAAACGCTATCCTATAAATGTAGATATGCTTAGCCGGTTTAGAACTCCTGCCCAACAAAAAGCAACTATCAAAGGTATTGCTACTGGTGATGTTGATATTGTAATTGGTACACATAGAATTTTATCTAAAGATATAAAATTTAAAGACTTAGGGCTTATTATAATAGATGAAGAACAACGATTTGGTGTAAGACATAAAGAAAAATTAAAGGCTTTAAAAGATAATGTAGACGTATTAACATTATCGGCAACGCCTATCCCTCGTACTCTTCATATGAGTATGACTGGTATAAGAGATATGAGCTTACTTGAAGACCCTCCTCGTGAAAGAATGCCCGTTCAAACATACGTTTTAGAATATGACATAGAATCTATAAAAAATGCTATAAACCGTGAGCTTGCTAGAGGCGGTCAAGTTTATTACCTTCATAACAGAGTACATAATATAGAAGAAGAGACTGAAAAAATTCAATCATTTGTACCAGATGCCGTTGTTTCATTTGCCCACGGACAGATGAGCGAACGTGAACTTGAAAAAGTTATGTTAGGGTTTATGAAAAATGAAATAAACGTTCTTGTATGTACCACTATTATAGAAACTGGCCTTGATATATCAAATGTAAATACTATAATTATAAATAATGCCGACCGTATGGGGCTTAGCCAATTATACCAGCTTAGAGGCCGTGTAGGACGTTCTAATAAAACATCTTTTGCATACCTTATGTATAAAGAAGATAAAATTTTACAAGAAACTTCAGAAAAAAGGCTACAAACTATAAAAGAATTTACAGAATTTGGTTCTGGTTTTAAAATCGCTATGCGTGATTTAGAAATAAGAGGTGCTGGCAACCTTCTTGGGTCTCAACAACACGGACATATGGATATTATAGGATATGAAATGTATTGTAAACTTTTAGACCAATGTGTAAGAGAGCTTAAAGGTGAAGAAATTAAAGAATTTGAAACTCTTGTAGATATATCTATAAATGCCTATATATCTAATAGCTATATAGAAAATGAAACACAAAAATTAGAAATGTATAAAAAAATAGCTAATATAAAAACTGAAGCCAACTTTTTTGATATTCAAGACGAGCTAGAAGATAGATTTGGAAATTTACCAAAGGCTGTTCAAAATCTTTTAAATATTGCCTTAATGAAATCATATGCAAACAACTTAGGGGTTAATAAAATATCTCAATGTGGCAACACTATATCTATAAAGTTTAATGATGACAATAAAGTAGATATAGAAAAGCTAAAAAATTTATTAACAACTAATAAAAACTTTTCTTTTAATGGAACTTTACAATATAATATTAAAGATAATAAAGAAGACTTTGTAAATAATCTTAAAGATGTATTTTTATTTTTAATATAA